From Micromonas commoda chromosome 3, complete sequence, a single genomic window includes:
- a CDS encoding predicted protein, with the protein MARGGHSHILKVGKSARQKGRVPSHHSASMRTTASSDFAFGHHSRGSLDTAPGRTMMVALAQQVSALITSRAAPAGPSRARAPLVARATGPSRFPGAGMSFRNSAAAARRWSEAPKRRSVAPRAADDDWEKLFADLKPLAPELSAAQVEVLERALARGRRQVPITDVAKELELRRDDVLAWVKSNAHRVPELAKRYPPQPEKVATVRLRERPDFDRREGRGIRDVDRDDEREYDAQTAYLRNAPGAKHVPKGAPAYKGYVKTRLGANNVATLEKVYASDTHPSDDMVESVRRATKLPRSKIVAWFKTRREEDKMAKRRAVRERYGGEEEDDGYYDERGGDGFYERRGRGGRGGGGGRRGGRGGGGGLREGGAGDAYGARQERGRRDSTGEWSGRRG; encoded by the exons ATGGCGCGTGGCGGACACTCACACATTCTCAAGGTCGGAAAGTCGGCTCGCCAAAAAGGTCGCGTTCCGTCTCATCACAGTGCCTCTATGCGCA CGACCGCGTCAAGTGACTTCGCTTTTGGGCACCACAGCCGCGGGTCACTCGACACGGCGCCCGGTCGAACCATGAtggtcgcgctcgcccagcAAGTATCCGCGCTCatcacctcgcgcgccgcgcccgcgggtccgtcccgcgcccgcgcgcctctcgtcgctcgcgcaaCCGGTCCCTCCCGGTTCCCCGGGGCCGGAATGTCGTTCCGGaattcggcggcggcggcgcgtcgctggtCCGAGGCGCCCAAACgccgctccgtcgcgccgcgcgcggccgacgacgattgGGAGAAGCTGTTTGCCGACCTGaagcccctcgcgcccgagctctccgccgcgcaggtcgaggttctcgagcgcgcgctcgcgcgtggcCGCAGGCAGGTGCCCATCAcggacgtcgccaaggagctcgagctcaggcgcgacgacgtgctcgcgtGGGTCAAGTCCAACGCGCACCGCGtgcccgagctcgccaagcgGTACCCGCCCCAGCCCGAGAAGGTGGCGACGGTGCGGCTGCGCGAACGACCCGACTttgatcgccgcgagggacgaggcATCCGCGACGttgatcgcgacgacgaacgcgagtACGACGCGCAGACTGCGTACCTTCGcaacgcgccgggcgccaagCACGTACCCaagggcgcgcccgcgtacAAGGGGTACGTCAAGACGCGTCTCGGCGCGAACAACGTGGCGACGCTCGAGAAGGTGTACGCGTCCGACACCCACCCGAGCGACGACATGGTGGAGAGCGTCAGGAGGGCGACCAAGCTCCCGCGGAGCAAGATTGTCGCGTGGTTCAAGACcaggcgcgaggaggatAAGATGGCGAagaggcgcgcggtgcgagaGAGGTACGgcggagaggaggaggatgacggcTACtacgatgagcgcggcggggacggcttCTACGAGCGCAGGGGACGCGGGGGaaggggaggaggaggcggaagGAGAGGCGgaagaggaggcggaggcggcttgagggagggcggcgcgggagacgcgtACGGTGCGAGGCAGgagcggggacgtcgcgactCCACCGGCGAGTGGAGCGGTCGTCGCGGTTGA
- a CDS encoding predicted protein, producing MDSSTSLTRTETPKSKPDVKKEVIPPKVQHSFEDIEGLINNLLMLNTFTLGFSISFLAAFENEALLAMDQRYFNVFTGAFKGSADDSGKLMIKSFGEQHIGEDYSLSPSGTILVRGMRSTTCLTFSLIVGLASYVSMCLSDAREDQKFFIKWYSWFKWIILSGYCLYVAGFTLFYLMVAASAYALFPMYCGAKRGFLSNSVWLDTKVDFDASGAPQEGCFIKGMKDPVGDTTLILNIMMPAILLFCGIVTYAMHYKTKVIKSGRVGADGTLYGRWK from the coding sequence ATGGACTCGTCCACGAGCCTCACCCGGACCGAGACACCCAAGAGCAAGCCGGATGTGAAGAAGGAGGTGATTCCTCCCAAGGTGCAGCACAGCTTCGAGGACATTGAGGGACTCATCAATAACCTTCTCATGCTCAACACATTCACTCTCGGTTTCAGCATCagcttcctcgcggcgttcgagaACGAAGCGCTTCTGGCGATGGACCAGCGCTACTTCAATGTCTTCACTGGTGCTTTCAAGGGTAGTGCAGATGATTCGGGTAAATTGATGATCAAATCGTTCGGCGAGCAACACATAGGAGAAGATTACTCGCTCTCTCCGTCTGGCACCATACTCGTCCGCGGTATGCGGTCCACCACCTGCCTGACGTTTTCCCTCatcgtcggcctcgcgtcTTACGTCTCGATGTGtctcagcgacgcgagggaggatCAGAAGTTCTTCATCAAGTGGTACTCCTGGTTCAAATGGATCATCCTGAGTGGGTACTGCCTCTACGTCGCGGGATTCACGCTGTTCTATTTGATGgtggcagcctccgcctaCGCGCTTTTCCCCATGTACTGCGGGGCCAAGCGGGGATTCCTGAGCAACTCGGTGTGGCTCGACACGAAGGTTGACTTTGACGCAAGCGGCGCTCCCCAGGAGGGCTGTTTCATCAAGGGCATGAAGGATCCCGTCGGGGACACCACCCTCATCCTGAACATCATGATGCCCGCGATCCTACTCTTCTGCGGCATCGTGACCTACGCGATGCACTACAAGACCAAGGTGATCAAGTCCGGGagggtcggcgcggacgggacgCTCTACGGCAGGTGGAAGTGA
- a CDS encoding predicted protein — MSNGWGVLVAKCDKSRSAKHLDRSVDRSGDVTSEPFREQPDIELRLTKTIVGRMLMNAEGTSRAQTQVADILIDMPSVSAKHCVITCDEPEGSDTYVITVTDHSRHGVQVNKKKISGPTTLSHGDVLTLPFGMDYEFLVLDDGAKPMAPKPAEPKSAKKTPGKRAKSVGKASAGKKKGASEDDDAAAKRAKSGDDDSPSATKKLFADDTNALEEAKQLEDANAKLRDELKAAKETIEERDRTIAEHIESAETTKAQYEEALAAAAKEHKAKLAELTADAKSHDANVAAMSASCEAAIKSKEEMQAALDRAVAAREGAEKNAAETAAALEEVKAALKDAEAAAAAAAEKAAEGSKELEAENASLRAKLEEERTTTAEKAAEIREAREKLEATEADLAVAKNDADQLAIKLAEAKASLAAAVKRADEADTCAAPLRASENEARRVCARKEEEAKAMADRLAVARMAHKQAMAALKEVGLRLEYDGTGAAAAEADAEATEAEPNTEPPTMDDGAEDAPMDADGVAGATQAAPGDFETEDAIDEEPRETENEGDRIVGMDVLYASVPASEVPASDVPSSMDDGSEDEPVPDTELAAPAEGASPVAAMAPPSPREQPESAARHSVGAATQEAAAVLGGGELGGAPAEEEGEEEKEEKEEEAEDVSSGSDAEEKGSESEDTEEVEEEEPEAAGNAVEEPEAEEPEADEPEADEPEAEEPEAEEPVEPALVAKVAVPEEEKENSAPVDASVGKELPFSSEVEDVAAVPLSFLED; from the exons ATGTCGAATGGCTggggcgtcctcgtcgccaagTGCGACAAATCCAGGTCCGCGAAGCACCTGGACAGGTCCGTCGACaggagcggcgacgtcacctCAGAGCCCTTCAGGGAGCAGCCCGACATTGAGCTGCGCCTCACGAAGACGATCGTGGGGCGTATGCTCATGAACGCGGAGGGAACCTCCCGCGCGCAGACGCAAGTTGCCGATATCCTCATCGACATGCCGTCCG TGAGCGCAAAGCACTGCGTCATTACctgcgacgagcccgagggcTCCGATACGTACGTCATCACCGTCACGGACCACTCCAGGCACGGTGTCCAGGTTAACAAGAAGAAGATCTCGGGCCCCACGACGCTctcgcacggcgacgtcctcacCCTCCCCTTCGGCATGGACTACGAGTTCCTCGTTCTCGATGACGGCGCTAAACCCATGGCACCCAAACCCGCGGAGCCCAAGAGCGCAAAAAAGACCCCGGGCAAGCGCGCCAAGTCCGTCGGCAAGGCATCGGcgggcaagaagaagggcgcctctgaggacgacgacgctgcGGCCAAGCGCGCCAAGTCCGGCGATGATGACTCCCCTTCCGCCACCAAGAAGCTTTTCGCCGACGACACCAACGCGCTGGAAGAGGCGAAACAGCTCGAGGACGCTAACGCTAaactccgcgacgagctcaaggctgccaaggagacgatcgaggagcgcgatcgCACCATCGCCGAGCACATCGAGTCGGCTGAAACGACCAAGGCTCAGTACGAAGaagcgctcgccgcggctgccaaGGAACACAaggccaagctcgccgaACTCACCGCGGATGCCAAGAGTCACGATGCAAATGTCGCCGCGATGTCGGCGTCCTGTGAAGCCGCGATCAAGTCCAAGGAAGAGAtgcaggcggcgctcgatcgagccgtcgccgcgcgggaagGGGCGGAGAAGAACGCCGCagagaccgccgccgcgctcgaagaAGTTAAGGCTGCGCtcaaggacgccgaggctgccgccgccgccgccgccgagaaagCCGCGGAGGGATCCAAGGAGCTCGAAGCCGAGAACGCGTCGCttcgcgccaagctcgaggaggaacgaaccaccaccgccgagaaggcggcTGAGattcgcgaggctcgcgagaAACTCGAGGCGACTgaggcggacctcgccgtcgccaagaaCGACGCCGACCAGCTCGCGAtcaagctcgccgaggctaaggcatccctcgccgccgcggtcaagcGCGCGGATGAGGCCGacacctgcgccgcgccgcttcgAGCCTCCGAGAACGAGGCTCGTCGCGTCTGTGCGCgaaaggaggaggaggcaaAGGCGATGGCCGACagactcgccgtcgcgaggatggcgcaCAAGCAGGCGAtggccgcgctcaaggaggtCGGACTCCGCCTGGAGTACGACGGCACCGgtgcggccgccgccgaggctgacgccgagGCTACCGAGGCTGAGCCGAACACGGAACCTCCCACCATGGATGACGGGGCGGAGGATGCGCCCATGGAcgcggatggcgtcgccggcgccacgcAGGCAGCCCCCGGGGACTTTGAGACGGAagacgccatcgacgaggaaCCCCGAGAGACCGAGAACGAAGGCGATAGGATAGTCGGCATGGACGTGCTGTACGCGTCCGTGCCCGCGTCCGAGGTGCCCGCGTCCGATGTTCCCTCGTCCATGGATGACGGGTCCGAGGATGAGCCCGTCCCGGACACGGAGCTCGCCGCtcccgcggagggcgcctcgccggtcgccgcgatggcaccgccgagcccgcgcgagcagcccgagtccgcggcgcgccacAGCGTCGGTGCGGCGACAcaggaggccgcggcggtactcggcggcggggagctCGGAGgggcgcccgccgaggaggagggcgaagaagagaaggaggagaaagaagaggaggcggaggacgtcTCCTCCGGATctgacgccgaggagaagggcTCCGAGTCGGAGGATAccgaggaggtcgaggaggaggagcccgaaGCTGCGGGGAatgccgtcgaggagcccgaggctgaggagcccgaggctgATGAGCCCGAGGCTGATGAGCCTGAGGCTgaggagcccgaggctgaggagccCGTTGAGCCGGCGCTGGTTGCCAAGGTTGCGgtgcccgaggaggagaaggaaaactccgcccccgtcgacgcgagtGTCGGGAAGGAGTTGCCCTTCAGCTCcgaggtcgaggacgtcgcggcggtgcccctCTCCTTTTTGGAGGACTGA
- a CDS encoding predicted protein, which translates to MSNVYQLEPPTEGKVLLTTSHGEIEVELWAKEAPKACRNFVQLCMEGYYDGCIFHRIIKDFMIQTGDPTGTGRGGESIYGEYFKDELHSRIKFNHRGQVAMANAGGRDTNGSQFFITLERTDWIDRKHTIFGKVTGHTIYNALQIADLEVDGDRPVEPYPKILKTEIVWNPFEDIVPRVMKKLDGDVDDEEAGDTRKKKKKEKKKLNLLSFGEEAGEEEEELAKMAKPKVKSVFDADAAENDGRIAKPGSAEEAAA; encoded by the coding sequence ATGTCAAACGTATACCagctcgagccgccgacggagggGAAGGTGCTGCTGACCACCTCGCACGGCGAGATCGAGGTGGAGCTGTGGGCGAAGGAGGCACCGAAAGCATGCCGCAACTTCGTCCAGCTGTGCATGGAGGGCTACTACGACGGCTGCATATTCCACCGCATCATCAAGGACTTCATGATCCAGACGGGAGACCCCACGGGcaccggccgcggcggggaatCCATCTACGGCGAGTACTTCAAGGACGAGCTCCACTCGCGGATCAAGTTCAATCATCGCGGGCAGGTTGCCATGGCCAACGCTGGAGGGCGCGACACCAACGGCAGCCAGTTCTTCATCACCCTTGAGCGAACCGACTGGATCGACCGTAAGCACACGATCTTTGGCAAGGTCACCGGCCACACCATCTACAACGCTCTGCAGATCGCCGATCTCGAGGTGGACGGCGATCGACCGGTGGAGCCTTACCCGAAGATCCTCAAGACTGAGATTGTGTGGAACCCCTTCGAAGACATCGTCCCGAGGGTCATGAAGAAgctggacggcgacgtcgacgacgaggaagccgGCGACACGAGAaaaaagaagaagaaggagaagaagaagctcaaCCTCCTGAGCTTCGGCGAGGaagccggcgaggaggaggaggaactcgCAAAGATGGCAAAGCCGAAGGTCAAGTCCGTGtttgacgccgacgccgcggaaaACGATGGACGCATCGCCAAACCAGGATcagccgaggaggccgccgcg
- a CDS encoding predicted protein: MCGIFAYVNYGVPTKQKAIVDKLLNGLRRLEYRGYDSAGIAIDNGPSLDELSPIVLKETGKIDMLADFITNKENLNSDLFFENHCGIGHTRWATHGPPAPRNSHPHTSDANNEFLVVHNGIITNHQALREMLERKGFVFESETDTEVIPKLTKYLYEKFHNRVTFRQLVMEVVRQLQGAFALIFKSSHYPGELVAAKRGSPLLLGIVEEPGKNAPHAVLTSEGFKTSKEGPIGDEAPRDNGGKRQKTLKNHVEYYFASDASAMVEHTKRVLHLEDDDVAHLHNGGYGIYRMERSKPTSGTSSPVHYEPTVQSAEVERTVETLQMEVEQIMKGSFKHFMQKEIHEQPESMVQTMRGRMVTCDEGKTAERVFLGGMVNFVSTIRRSRRIILCGCGTSYNSAIAVRQLMEELTELPVTLELASDVLDRQCPFFRDDTCVFISQSGETADTLKAMQYAKERGALCVGIVNTVGSAISRSTDCGVHINAGAEIGVASTKAYTCQIVAMVLLALALSEDSISRATRRKEIMQSLLGLPEAVRTALKLDAQMLALAEALKDEQSLLLFGRGYNYATALEGALKVKEVALLHSEGILAGEMKHGPLALVDETMPLVVVATRDGSYAKQESVVQQLRARGGRLILIATEGDDQIAEVAGKDATIIWVPEVEDCLQAVVNIVPLQLLSYHLTVLRGHNVDQPRNLAKSVTVE, from the coding sequence ATGTGCGGGATCTTTGCCTACGTGAACTACGGCGTGCCGACCAAGCAGAAGGCCATCGTGGACAAGCTCCTGAAcggcctgcgccgcctggAGTACCGTGGATATGACTCCGCGGGCATTGCCATCGACAACGGCCCGAGCCTTGACGAGCTCTCGCCCATCGTCCTCAAGGAGACCGGAAAGATCGACATGCTCGCCGATTTTATCACGAACAAGGAGAACCTCAACTCCGATCTGTTCTTCGAGAACCACTGCGGCATCGGACACACGCGCTGGGCGACGCACGgtcccccggcgccccgcaACAGCCACCCCCACACCTCAGATGCCAACAACGAGTTCCTGGTGGTGCACAACGGCATCATCACCAACCACCAGGCCCTGAGGGAGATGCTCGAGCGCAAGGGCTTCGTCTTCGAGTCCGAGACGGACACCGAGGTGATCCCGAAGCTCACCAAGTACCTCTACGAGAAGTTCCACAACCGGGTCACCTTCAGGCAGCTCGTCATGGAGGTGGTTCGTCAGCTCcagggcgcgttcgcgctcatCTTCAAGTCGTCGCACTAccccggcgagctcgtcgccgccaagcgaGGCtcgcccctcctcctcggaatCGTCGAGGAACCCGGCAAGAACGCGCCTCACGCGGTGCTCACCTCCGAGGGCTTCAAAACCAGCAAGGAGGGACCCATAGGCGACGAAGCGCCCAGGGATAACGGCGGTAAGAGGCAGAAGACGCTCAAGAACCACGTGGAGTACTACTTTGCCTCGGATGCGTCCGCGATGGTTGAGCACACCAAGCGGGTGCTCCAcctcgaagacgacgacgtcgcgcaccTGCACAACGGCGGATACGGCATCTACCGCATGGAGCGGAGCAAGCCTACGTCCGGGACGTCATCCCCGGTGCACTACGAGCCGACGGTGCAGAGcgccgaggttgagcgcACGGTTGAGACGCTCCAGATGGAGGTTGAGCAGATCATGAAGGGGAGCTTCAAGCACTTCATGCAGAAGGAGATTCACGAGCAGCCCGAGTCCATGGTCCAGACCATGAGGGGCCGCATGGTGACGTGTGACGAGGGCAAGACTGCCGAGCGCGTCTTCTTGGGCGGTATGGTCAACTTTGTCAGCACCATCCGCAGGTCCAGGCGAATCATCCTCTGCGGTTGCGGCACTTCCTACAACTCAGCCATCGCCGTCAGGCAGCTCATGGAGGAGCTCACCGAGCTCCCGGTcaccctcgagctcgcctcCGATGTTCTCGACCGCCAGTGCCCGTTCTTCAGGGACGACACCTGCGTGTTCATCTCCCAATCGGGTGAAACCGCCGATACCCTAAAGGCTATGCAGTACGCGAAGGAGCGAGGCGCGCTCTGCGTCGGCATCGTCAACACCGTCGGATCCGCCATCTCCCGCAGCACCGACTGCGGTGTCCACAtcaacgcgggcgcggagattggcgtcgcgtccaccaaGGCGTACACCTGCCAGATCGTCGCCAtggtcctcctcgcgctggcTCTCTCCGAGGATTccatctcgcgcgcgacgcgtcgcaaGGAAATCATGCAGTCGCTTCTGGGCCTTCCCGAGGCGGTTCGCACGGCGCTCAAGCTCGACGCACAgatgctcgcgctcgcggaggcacTCAAAGATGAGCAGAGCCTCCTGCTGTTCGGCCGCGGGTACAACTACGCCACTGCGCTGGAGGGTGCGCTCAAGGTTAAGGAGGTTGCGCTGCTGCACTCTGAGGGcatcctcgcgggcgagatGAAGCACggcccgctcgcgctcgtggacgagacGATGCCCCTCGTGGTGGTGGCCACTAGGGACGGTAGCTACGCGAAGCAGGAGAGCGTGGTGCAGCAGCTTCGCGCCAGGGGCGGGAGGCTCATCCTCATCGccaccgagggcgacgaccaGATCGCGGAGGTCGCCGGGAAGGACGCGACGATCATCTGGGTGCCCGAGGTGGAGGACTGCCTGCAGGCGGTGGTGAACATCGTGCCCCTTCAGCTGCTGTCGTACCACCTCACCGTGCTGCGCGGGCACAACGTGGACCAGCCCAGGAACCTGGCCAAGTCCGTCACGGTGGAGTAA
- a CDS encoding predicted protein — protein sequence DFAKLDLGRTARTGLPEVVWGPGKTPEQIAKIMLALRDRQSAVMATRVDPEVYERIRAIEPSIEYDAFARVCTLAGAPDAPPTPVVRGILAVLTAGTADLAVAEEAAITARLMGVEDVRLIADVGVAGLQRLLSRLDEVREADVVMVVAGMDGALPSVCAGLVDAPVIAVPTSVGYGAAMGGLSPLMATLNSCATGVTVVNIDNGFGATMSAIKMLRAAER from the coding sequence GACTTTGCCAAGCTGGACCTCGGCCGGACCGCGCGCACGGGCCTACCTGAGGTCGTATGGGGCCCGGGAAAGACCCCAGAGCAGATAGCGAAGATCatgctcgcgctgcgcgaccGCCAGTCCGCGGTcatggcgacgcgcgtcgaccccgaggTATACGAAAGGATCCGCGCGATCGAACCTTCGATAGAATacgacgccttcgcgcgcgtgtgcacgctcgcgggcgcACCCGATGCCCCACCCACGCCCGTGGtccgcggcatcctcgcagtgctcaccgcgggaaccgccgacctcgccgtcgccgaggaagcgGCGATCACCGCTCGGCTCatgggcgtcgaggacgtccggctcatcgccgacgtcggcgtggcgGGGCTTCAGCGACTGCTGTCGCGGCTGGACGAGGTGCGAGAGGCGGACGTGGTGATGGTCGTCGCGGGAATGGACGGCGCTCTGCCGAGCGTGTGCGCCGGGCTGGTGGACGCTCCCGTCATCGCGGTGCCCACCAGCGTCGGatacggcgccgcgatgggagGTTTAAGTCCGCTCATGGCAACGCTCaactcgtgcgcgacgggggtgACGGTGGTGAACATCGACAACGGGTTCGGTGCGACGATGTCGGCGATCAAGATGCTTCGAGCAGCGGAGCGA
- a CDS encoding predicted protein, with the protein MWGITQALDLIDSAWGFASLDEDDEFLPSLDEDDIPVPSANFGFGGGFYNNAFKRDFGVPIGKPQYDWTAPKAAPSLRSSEAADALELWAGAAGRLFAGEAEPLIFRGGVDPSTLLREIPDVGMTIDEDEDEDEDIDLEDTARRDAVDAGFSLGWFSSPLGGNDTGAYRFVVRDDEPAGPAAAAVGRDGIAVVIDEELRPVGVLRGSPDAMFFDVDAKVREVMGMSPAVIEGDTATVGDVAVVCAAAAHDEPVAITDSEGRLRRVLRQEDLLEPIRSQLREQSESRFGNATR; encoded by the coding sequence ATGTGGGGTATCACGCAGGCGCTCGACCTCATCGACAGCGCGTGGGGATTCGCATcactcgacgaggacgacgagttcctcccctcgctcgacgaggacgacatcCCGGTTCCATCCGCAAACTTTGGctttggcggcggctttTACAACAACGCGTTCAAGCGCGATTTCGGCGTGCCCATCGGCAAGCCTCAGTACGACTGGACCGCACcgaaggcggcgccgtcgctgagGTCCTCCGAAGCtgcggacgcgctcgagctgtgggcgggagccgcgggccGGCTCTTTGCGGGTGAAGCCGAGCCGCTGATattccgcggcggcgtggacccgTCCACTCTGCTCCGCGAGATCCCGGATGTCGGCATGAcgatcgacgaggacgaggacgaggacgaggacatcGACCTCGAGGACACCGCGCGTAGAGATGCCGTCGATGCGGGCTTCTCCCTCGGTTGGTTCTCCAGCCCGCTGGGAGGCAACGACACCGGCGCGTACAGGTTCGTGGTcagggacgacgagcccgcgggtcccgccgccgccgcggtcggtcGCGACGGGATCGCGGtggtcatcgacgaggaACTCCGGCCGGTCGGTGTCCTTCGAGGCTCCCCCGACGCCATGttcttcgacgtcgacgccaaggttCGGGAGGTGATGGGCATGTCGCCGGCTGTCATCGAGGGTGATaccgcgacggtgggcgacgtcgcggttgTTTGCGCCGCAGCTGCGCACGATGAGCCGGTGGCCATCACGGACTCGGAGGGCAGGCTTCGCCGGGTGTTGAGGCAGGAGGATCTGCTGGAGCCGATACGGAGCCAGCTGAGGGAGCAGTCGGAATCTCGTTTCGGGAACGCCACGAGGTGA
- a CDS encoding H+-or Na+-translocating f-type, v-type and A-type ATPase superfamily (protons (vacuolar)): MIHPTDDLREVLERGARWNALLTSRLVTDEDLQAIQRYELRDEDARADMMDEEGDACARAFLNVLGDVSQTEYVQYVLALVARMLSDDKTRAAHFLAVEKKDDDDKGQGGGGGGGGGEAYAVFLRLLAAPDWFTREKAMFCLTRLIDQRPARDKGLRFSEDGEPATPAGVAAVRLSRWLCQELSADPPFHPQRAVPSCVTALASLLSIREVRPVATRAGAARAIAPLLKVAAGPHNVQELYEAGLCAWLLTFHPPACDAMARCGVIRGLMEVAGAAAKEKVVRVATLALRNLASATGARETRGEEEAEAGSDGTRTAGDGGGGGVVGVSGVVGVSLVAQESALRKLVQNLRLRDFHDEELLAALADLEDGVLARRKEASSWDRYRAEVTSGALDWTAAHIDEGFWRENASKLTDNNCQLLRMLVAAASDPGAEPRTLAVVCHDLGEFATHYPAGRFLVQDLKGKDCAMRLLAHADDEVRKQALLCTQKLLVQKWQFLGGEVSSA, translated from the exons ATGATACACCCCACGGACGACCTGCGCGAGGTGCTggagcggggcgcgcgctGGAACGCGCTGCTGACCTCGCgcctcgtcaccgacgaggacctgCAGGCCATCCAGCGCTACGAGcttcgcgacgaggacgcgcgcgctgacATGATGGACGAG GAGGGAGACGCGTGCGCTCGAGCGTTCCTcaacgtcctcggcgacgtgtcGCAGACCGAGTACGTCCAGtacgtcctcgcgctcgtcgcgcggatGCTATCGGATGAcaagacccgcgcggcgcacttcctcgccgtcgagaagaaggacgacgacgacaaggggcagggcggcggcggcggcggcggcggcggcgaagcttACGCCGTGTTCCTTCggctgctcgccgcgcccgactgGTTCACCCGCGAGAAGGCGATGTTCTGCCTGACGCGGCTCATCGATCagcgaccggcgcgggacAAGGGGCTTCGGTTctccgaggacggcgagcccgcgactcccgcgggcgtcgcggctgtTCGACTGTCGCGTTGGCTGTGCCAGGAGCTCTCGGCGGACCCGCCGTTCCACCCGCAGCGCGCGGTCCCGTcgtgcgtcaccgcgctcgcgtcgctcctctccatccgcgaggtccgccccgtcgcgacgcgcgcgggggcggcgcgggccatCGCCCCGCTCCTCAAGGTTGCCGCCGGGCCGCACAACGTGCAGGAGCTGTACGAGGCGGGTCTGTGCGCGTGGCTGCTCACGTTCCACCcgcccgcgtgcgacgcgatggcgcggtGCGGGGTGATCCGGGGCTTGATGgaggtggcgggcgcggcggcgaaggagaaggTTGTCagggtcgcgacgctcgcgctgagaaacctggcgtcggcgacgggggctcGGGAGACccggggcgaggaggaggcggaggcgggttCAGACGGGACGCggaccgcgggcgacggcggcggtggcggcgtcgtcggcgtgagcggcgtcgtcggcgtgagCCTCGTGGCGCAGGAGTCGGCGCTTCGAAAGCTGGTTCAGAACTTGAGGCTTCGGGACTTtcacgacgaggagctcctcgccgcgctcgccgacctcgaggaCGGAGTGTTGGCCAGGCGCAAGGAGGCGAGCTCGTGGGATCGGTACAGGGCGGAGGTCACGTCCGGTGCGCTGGACTGGACCGCCGCGCACATCGACGAGGGCTTTTGGCGCGAGAACGCGTCCAAGCTGACGGATAACAACTGCCAGCTCCTCAGgatgctcgtcgccgccgcgagcgacccgggcgccgagccccggacgctcgcggtggttTGTCACGATCTCGGCGAGTTCGCCACGCACTATCCCGCGGGCAGGTTCCTGGTGCAGGACCTCAAGGGTAAGGATTGCGCGATGCGGCTGttggcgcacgcggacgacgaggttcGCAAGCAGGCGCTGCTTTGCACGCAGAAGCTGCTCGTGCAAAAGTGGCAGTTTctgggcggcgaggtttCGAGCGCGTGA